The following proteins come from a genomic window of Rutidosis leptorrhynchoides isolate AG116_Rl617_1_P2 chromosome 10, CSIRO_AGI_Rlap_v1, whole genome shotgun sequence:
- the LOC139870182 gene encoding uncharacterized protein has product MEKGGMLHSDVQGIMGQQGQSGQQCVSHSAENERVLFLWDWVRVPTGRTASELQEVINILMGIDFDFNSQESWKWVLANDGVFSVKRLSSLLDERILKNNNSSTQKTLRNNLVPKKLEIFVWRALKKRLPVRTELDKRGIDLHSVRCPICDGDLETVDHSLVNCKLSSEIWVRIYKWWNFGNCVLINVDDTLLGKSPLIMSSLGKKVWQGVEWVCSYYLRKIRNSMVFQNKTLSAPVLLNEIQVKSFEWISSRIKGIKIEWLNWLSNHSMYLDI; this is encoded by the coding sequence atggaaaaaggcgggatgttacattcagATGTACAGGGAATTATGGGTCAACAGGGACAATCGGGTCAGCAATGTGTATCTCATTCAGCAGAAAACGAGCGAGTTCTCTTTCTTTGGGATTGGGTTCGGGTTCCGACGGGCAGGACAGCAAGCGAGCTTCAAGAGGTTATTAATATATTAATGGGTATTGACTTCGATTTCAACAGTCAAGAGTCATGGAAGTGGGTTCTTGCAAATGATGGTGTGTTTTCGGTTAAAAGGTTATCTTCTCTTCTCGATGAGCGTATTTTGAAAAATAACAACTCTTCTACACAAAAAACTTTGAGGAACAATCTTGTACCTAAAAAGCTTGAAATATTCGTATGGAGAGCTTTAAAAAAAAGGTTGCCGGTTCGAACCGAGCTTGACAAAAGAGGCATTGATCTCCATAGCGTTCGATGCCCGATCTGCGATGGCGATCTTGAAACGGTGGATCATTCTTTGGTTAATTGCAAGCTTTCTTCGGAGATTTGGGTTCGAATCTACAAATGGTGGAATTTTGGGAATTGTGTCCTCATAAACGTTGATGACACTCTTCTTGGAAAGTCACCACTCATTATGTCTTCTCTCGGGAAAAAAGTTTGGCAAGGTGTGGAATGGGTGTGCTCATATTACCTACGGAAAATTCGGAATTCGATGGTCTTTCAAAACAAAACTTTGAGCGCCCCGGTTTTGCTAAATGAAATTCAAGTGAAATCGTTCGAATGGATATCATCTAGGATCAAAGGGATAAAGATCGAGTGGCTAAATTGGCTCTCTAATCATTCTATGTACTTAGACATCTAG
- the LOC139871607 gene encoding uncharacterized protein isoform X1, with protein sequence MGGQKPYRVAREDHPVLKYLDYDAKTYPHEQIHLFETEEEVLEKKGEPITILTYVGISKWNFVFSVSPICLMIDESTEELRVWKKSVDLKDVLQPNNCIEYKLNAKPIYQQSEGLETCGLSYYMYRKDDGEFYEHKKGITKDKPLPNGMSDVIRIAGYASSSSSDKVSLTADADDLSDEYEYVYADGDGKVPYKYYIKLKRTVYTVYFGCKERYMQFTEFKYGGHENCKLCYGEYSSPFHNTVPQVVNFDTYLAKVISEKKRLDDLEAASKTRSQNVETIFGSVIKMTSILKDDRSKNVNYDVAIVERLKKEGYKNRHNHPNILITHQSEDDYYYRYGSEDFQHISSEFLQTLKLMETKMKEKFVRGIVEGFVALHKHKPKRKHVNLTKDNVKICKNSSANSYIAKVEDESLLCRKKTDSQQSVKDVPYEFELEPYEEDLFQEELKALGKVCFFFLTGCELGDLDNGACSDVDFKKLSKYPAEAQDLIRLLVRSKGKKFEEVKAHPFRFKPRKATDFFRETRHYLGGIPKKDDKKKPLYEEIEEFLTDNLATEVLLKVIVEPLKVIDKLPELSQASLDARALLPKVKTVISKFRSHNLSKDDKEALNNAIKKLNTVNVASFSVEKLQKLKQLSQMKKLTNAEEDLKVIHQSPTVTGTHAVLSKVIKVLETVKDVSLEVTTKLSKAIDKLQKLNDVPLLEEQLDPFQKMEGLFTHYHGPDVLFKEITSSESQSLEVIIDDLLLKVTGESSEANTVLTKLIEVLSEANKVPLELKKVLPDKINKLKKADVTSPPLSKEVFDELSRLQKWKEIVDEPGISLVTNIRNSVSHTTHTLQSVESVRKDYPTILINLYNIMAKKCDDIRINESYFEWTGKLKELAGPQEGPTEPQEGSAEHQVASTLVEEDEVEGLMETN encoded by the exons ATGGGAGGTCAAAAACCTTATCGTGTTGCAAGAGAAGATCACCCGGTTCTTAAATATTTAGACTATGATGCTAAGACTTATCCCCATGAGCAAATACATCTTTTCGAAACTGAGGAAGAAGTGCTTGAAAAGAAGGGAGAACCTATCACTATTCTTACGTATGTGGGCATATCAAAATGGAACTTTGTCTTCTCTGTCTCCCCAATATGTTTGATGATTGATGAATCGACAGAGGAACTGCGCGTGTGGAAAAAATCTGTTGATCTTAAAGATGTACTCCAACCTAATAATTGTATAGAGTATAAATTGAATGCAAAACCAATATATCAACAAAGTGAAGGTTTGGAAACGTGTGGTCTTAGTTACTACATGTATCGCAAAGATGACGGGGAGTTCTATGAGCATAAGAAGGGTATTACTAAAGACAAG CCACTTCCAAACGGGATGAGTGATGTAATTCGAATTGCCGGttatgcttcttcttcttcttctgataaAGTATCGCTGACTGCAGATGCAGATGACCTTTCTgatgaatatgaatatgtatatgctgATGGTGATGGTAAAGTTCCGTATAAGTATTATATCAAGCTAAAGAGAACTGTATACACAGTTTATTTTGGTTGTAAAGAACGCTATATGCAGTTTACTGAATTCAAATATGGTGGACATGAAAATTGCAAGCTGTGTTATGGGGAATATAGTTCCCCCTTTCATAATACCGTTCCCCAAGTTGTTAACTTTGATACGTATTTGGCCAAAGTTATAAGTGAGAAGAAACGTCTTGATGACTTAGAAGCCGCTTCTAAGACTAGATCTCAGAATGTAGAAACCATCTTTGGTTCAGTAATAAAAATGACATCGATTCTAAAAGATGATCGTAGCAAAAATGTTAATTATGATGTTGCTATTGTTGAGAGACTTAAAAAGGAGGGTTACAAAAATCGTCATAATCATCCCAACATTCTAATTACACATCAATCCGAGGATGATTACTACTATCGTTATGGTTCCGAAGATTTTCAGCATATCTCAAGTGAGTTTCTTCAAACGCTAAAGCTTATGGAAACTAAGATGAAGGAAAAGTTTGTCAG GGGCATTGTTGAAGGATTCGTGGCTTTGCATAAGCATAAGCCTAAAAGGAAGCACGTAAATTTAACAAAAGATAATGTCAAGATATGCAAAAATAGTTCTGCTAATTCTTACATTGCAAAGGTTGAAGACGAATCGCTTTTGTGTAGAAAAAAAACAG ATTCACAACAATCGGTCAAGGACGTACCGTATGAATTCGAATTGGAACCAT atgaggAAGATTTGTTCCAGGAAGAATTAAAAGCTTTAGggaaagtatgttttttttttctcaCTGGATGTGAACTTGGTGACCTTGATAACGGTGCCTGTTCTGATGTTGACTTCAAGAAACTCTCCAAATACCCCGCGGAAGCACAGGATCTCATCCGTCTCCTTGTCCGTTCAAAAGG AAAAAAGTTTGAAGAGGTGAAAGCGCACCCATTCCGTTTTAAACCACGTAAGGCCACCGATTTTTTTAGGGAAACTCGTCATTACCTAGGTGGTATACCAAAGAAAGATGACAAAAAAAAACCACTCTACGAGGAAATTGAAGAGTTTTTGACAGATAATCTTGCGACTGAGGTGTTATTGAAAGTGATTGTGGAGCCACTGAAAGTGATTGACAAGTTACCGGAACTGAGTCAGGCGTCATTGGATGCGAGGGCGCTGTTACCGAAAGTGAAGACGGTCATATCAAAATTTAGATCGCATAATTTGTCAAAGGATGATAAGGAAGCGTTAAATAATGCGATTAAGAAGTTAAATACAGTTAATGTTGCTTCCTTTTCAGTAGAAAAATTGCAAAAACTGAAACAATTGAGCCAAATGAAAAAATTGACTAATGCAGAGGAAGACTTGAAAGTGATTCACCAATCTCCGACAGTTACTGGCACGCATGCGGTGTTATCGAAAGTGATTAAGGTGTTAGAGACTGTGAAAGACGTGTCATTGGAAGTGACTACGAAATTATCAAAAGCGATTGACAAGTTACAGAAACTTAATGATGTTCCCCTTTTAGAAGAACAATTGGATCCATTTCAAAAAATGGAAGGGTTATTCACACATTATCATGGGCCTGATGTGTTATTCAAAGAGATCACCTCCAGTGAGAGCCAATCATTGGAAGTGATCATTGACGATTTACTACTGAAAGTGACGGGGGAATCATCGGAAGCGAATACGGTGTTAACGAAACTGATTGAGGTGTTATCGGAAGCGAATAAGGTGCCACTAGAATTGAAAAAGGTGTTACCGGATAAGATTAATAAGTTAAAGAAAGCTGATGTTACTTCCCCTCCCCTTTCAAAAGAAGTATTTGACGAATTGTCTAGATTACAAAAATGGAAAGAAATTGTTGATGAGCCGGGTATCAGCTTGGTAACAAACATTAGAAATAGTGTTTCTCACACTACACATACTTTACAGTCTGTGGAGAGTGTACGTAAAGATTACCCCACCATACTTATCAACTTGTACAACATCATGGCAAAAAAATGTGATGATATAAGAATCAACGAGTCATATTTTGAATGGACCGGTAAATTGAAAGAATTGGCCGGGCCCCAGGAAGGACCAACCGAGCCCCAAGAAGGATCAGCCGAGCACCAGGTGGCATCAACTCTCGTAGAGGAAGATGAAGTGGAAGGTTTAATGGAAACGAACTAG
- the LOC139871607 gene encoding uncharacterized protein isoform X2, which yields MGGQKPYRVAREDHPVLKYLDYDAKTYPHEQIHLFETEEEVLEKKGEPITILTYVGISKWNFVFSVSPICLMIDESTEELRVWKKSVDLKDVLQPNNCIEYKLNAKPIYQQSEGLETCGLSYYMYRKDDGEFYEHKKGITKDKPLPNGMSDVIRIAGYASSSSSDKVSLTADADDLSDEYEYVYADGDGKVPYKYYIKLKRTVYTVYFGCKERYMQFTEFKYGGHENCKLCYGEYSSPFHNTVPQVVNFDTYLAKVISEKKRLDDLEAASKTRSQNVETIFGSVIKMTSILKDDRSKNVNYDVAIVERLKKEGYKNRHNHPNILITHQSEDDYYYRYGSEDFQHISSEFLQTLKLMETKMKEKFVRGIVEGFVALHKHKPKRKHVNLTKDNVKICKNSSANSYIAKVEDESLLCRKKTDSQQSVKDVPYEFELEPYEEDLFQEELKALGKVCFFFLTGCELGDLDNGACSDVDFKKLSKYPAEAQDLIRLLVRSKGETRHYLGGIPKKDDKKKPLYEEIEEFLTDNLATEVLLKVIVEPLKVIDKLPELSQASLDARALLPKVKTVISKFRSHNLSKDDKEALNNAIKKLNTVNVASFSVEKLQKLKQLSQMKKLTNAEEDLKVIHQSPTVTGTHAVLSKVIKVLETVKDVSLEVTTKLSKAIDKLQKLNDVPLLEEQLDPFQKMEGLFTHYHGPDVLFKEITSSESQSLEVIIDDLLLKVTGESSEANTVLTKLIEVLSEANKVPLELKKVLPDKINKLKKADVTSPPLSKEVFDELSRLQKWKEIVDEPGISLVTNIRNSVSHTTHTLQSVESVRKDYPTILINLYNIMAKKCDDIRINESYFEWTGKLKELAGPQEGPTEPQEGSAEHQVASTLVEEDEVEGLMETN from the exons ATGGGAGGTCAAAAACCTTATCGTGTTGCAAGAGAAGATCACCCGGTTCTTAAATATTTAGACTATGATGCTAAGACTTATCCCCATGAGCAAATACATCTTTTCGAAACTGAGGAAGAAGTGCTTGAAAAGAAGGGAGAACCTATCACTATTCTTACGTATGTGGGCATATCAAAATGGAACTTTGTCTTCTCTGTCTCCCCAATATGTTTGATGATTGATGAATCGACAGAGGAACTGCGCGTGTGGAAAAAATCTGTTGATCTTAAAGATGTACTCCAACCTAATAATTGTATAGAGTATAAATTGAATGCAAAACCAATATATCAACAAAGTGAAGGTTTGGAAACGTGTGGTCTTAGTTACTACATGTATCGCAAAGATGACGGGGAGTTCTATGAGCATAAGAAGGGTATTACTAAAGACAAG CCACTTCCAAACGGGATGAGTGATGTAATTCGAATTGCCGGttatgcttcttcttcttcttctgataaAGTATCGCTGACTGCAGATGCAGATGACCTTTCTgatgaatatgaatatgtatatgctgATGGTGATGGTAAAGTTCCGTATAAGTATTATATCAAGCTAAAGAGAACTGTATACACAGTTTATTTTGGTTGTAAAGAACGCTATATGCAGTTTACTGAATTCAAATATGGTGGACATGAAAATTGCAAGCTGTGTTATGGGGAATATAGTTCCCCCTTTCATAATACCGTTCCCCAAGTTGTTAACTTTGATACGTATTTGGCCAAAGTTATAAGTGAGAAGAAACGTCTTGATGACTTAGAAGCCGCTTCTAAGACTAGATCTCAGAATGTAGAAACCATCTTTGGTTCAGTAATAAAAATGACATCGATTCTAAAAGATGATCGTAGCAAAAATGTTAATTATGATGTTGCTATTGTTGAGAGACTTAAAAAGGAGGGTTACAAAAATCGTCATAATCATCCCAACATTCTAATTACACATCAATCCGAGGATGATTACTACTATCGTTATGGTTCCGAAGATTTTCAGCATATCTCAAGTGAGTTTCTTCAAACGCTAAAGCTTATGGAAACTAAGATGAAGGAAAAGTTTGTCAG GGGCATTGTTGAAGGATTCGTGGCTTTGCATAAGCATAAGCCTAAAAGGAAGCACGTAAATTTAACAAAAGATAATGTCAAGATATGCAAAAATAGTTCTGCTAATTCTTACATTGCAAAGGTTGAAGACGAATCGCTTTTGTGTAGAAAAAAAACAG ATTCACAACAATCGGTCAAGGACGTACCGTATGAATTCGAATTGGAACCAT atgaggAAGATTTGTTCCAGGAAGAATTAAAAGCTTTAGggaaagtatgttttttttttctcaCTGGATGTGAACTTGGTGACCTTGATAACGGTGCCTGTTCTGATGTTGACTTCAAGAAACTCTCCAAATACCCCGCGGAAGCACAGGATCTCATCCGTCTCCTTGTCCGTTCAAAAGG GGAAACTCGTCATTACCTAGGTGGTATACCAAAGAAAGATGACAAAAAAAAACCACTCTACGAGGAAATTGAAGAGTTTTTGACAGATAATCTTGCGACTGAGGTGTTATTGAAAGTGATTGTGGAGCCACTGAAAGTGATTGACAAGTTACCGGAACTGAGTCAGGCGTCATTGGATGCGAGGGCGCTGTTACCGAAAGTGAAGACGGTCATATCAAAATTTAGATCGCATAATTTGTCAAAGGATGATAAGGAAGCGTTAAATAATGCGATTAAGAAGTTAAATACAGTTAATGTTGCTTCCTTTTCAGTAGAAAAATTGCAAAAACTGAAACAATTGAGCCAAATGAAAAAATTGACTAATGCAGAGGAAGACTTGAAAGTGATTCACCAATCTCCGACAGTTACTGGCACGCATGCGGTGTTATCGAAAGTGATTAAGGTGTTAGAGACTGTGAAAGACGTGTCATTGGAAGTGACTACGAAATTATCAAAAGCGATTGACAAGTTACAGAAACTTAATGATGTTCCCCTTTTAGAAGAACAATTGGATCCATTTCAAAAAATGGAAGGGTTATTCACACATTATCATGGGCCTGATGTGTTATTCAAAGAGATCACCTCCAGTGAGAGCCAATCATTGGAAGTGATCATTGACGATTTACTACTGAAAGTGACGGGGGAATCATCGGAAGCGAATACGGTGTTAACGAAACTGATTGAGGTGTTATCGGAAGCGAATAAGGTGCCACTAGAATTGAAAAAGGTGTTACCGGATAAGATTAATAAGTTAAAGAAAGCTGATGTTACTTCCCCTCCCCTTTCAAAAGAAGTATTTGACGAATTGTCTAGATTACAAAAATGGAAAGAAATTGTTGATGAGCCGGGTATCAGCTTGGTAACAAACATTAGAAATAGTGTTTCTCACACTACACATACTTTACAGTCTGTGGAGAGTGTACGTAAAGATTACCCCACCATACTTATCAACTTGTACAACATCATGGCAAAAAAATGTGATGATATAAGAATCAACGAGTCATATTTTGAATGGACCGGTAAATTGAAAGAATTGGCCGGGCCCCAGGAAGGACCAACCGAGCCCCAAGAAGGATCAGCCGAGCACCAGGTGGCATCAACTCTCGTAGAGGAAGATGAAGTGGAAGGTTTAATGGAAACGAACTAG